A DNA window from Tachysurus fulvidraco isolate hzauxx_2018 chromosome 4, HZAU_PFXX_2.0, whole genome shotgun sequence contains the following coding sequences:
- the matn3b gene encoding matrilin-3b: MTQFVQLLMCFLTALTMMMMMMTMEAEATFGPYRFIQDKPAVRHRPVTYSRPAHGNNINFGAYAINPRFYGNFHHRPPWKWPVFPHQRPVFPVRPPAVPVLPPKLALTKPCITVPPTVPPAVPAPPVSTTSAPPPTLPTTTPTTMPSTLPLSTPSATTPPAAPPTHPAPAAVCKSRPLDLVFIIDSSRSVRPAEFEKVKVFLSDMVDSLDVGVDATRVGLVNYASTVNIEFLLKTYANKADLKRAFSRVEPLSTGTMTGLAIKTAMERTFTAESGTRPANKNIPKVAIIVTDGRPQDKVEEVSASARAAGIEIYAVGVDRADMKSLQAMASQPLDDHVFYVETYGVIEKLTSKFRETLCGIDACALGHDCEHECVNNYNSYYCKCRDGHVLNPDKKTCSQAKEARSDLVEDACMCEAQIAFQKKVHHSIKEINGKLDDLSRRVDQFQLR; the protein is encoded by the exons ATGACACAGTTTGTTCAATTATTGATGTGTTTCCTGACAGCactgacgatgatgatgatgatgatgacgatggaGGCCGAGGCGACGTTTGGGCCGTACAGATTCATCCAGGACAAACCTGCAGTGAGACACAGACCAGTGACCTACAGCAGACCTGCACATGGAAACAACATCAACTTTGGAG CTTATGCCATTAACCCCAGGTTTTACGGGAATTTCCATCATCGGCCTCCTTGGAAGTGGCCTGTGTTTCCTCACCAGCGCCCCGTGTTCCCCGTCCGGCCTCCAGCTGTGCCGGTGCTGCCTCCAAAGCTAGCGCTAACCAAGCCATGCATCACAGTGCCACCCACAGTGCCACCAGCAGTGCCTGCTCCACCTGTAAGCACTACTTCGGCCCCTCCTCCCACTTTACCCACCACCACACCCACCACGATGCCCTCCACACTGCCGCTCAGCACCCCGAGTGCCACCACGCCCCCTGCTGCTCCTCCCACTCATCCAG CTCCGGCAGCGGTGTGCAAGAGCCGCCCCCTGGACCTGGTGTTCATCATCGACAGCTCTCGCAGCGTCCGTCCTGCCGAATTCGAGAAGGTCAAAGTGTTCCTCTCGGACATGGTGGATTCGCTGGATGTTGGAGTCGATGCCACACGTGTCGGACTGGTCAACTATGCCAGCACGGTCAACATCGAGTTCCTCCTGAAAACATATGCCAATAAAGCGGATCTCAAACGAGCTTTCTCTCGAGTCGAGCCGCTCTCCACCGGCACCATGACCGGCCTGGCCATCAAAACAGCGATGGAGCGCACTTTCACTGCTGAGTCTGGCACCCGTCCGGCCAATAAAAACATCCCGAAGGTGGCCATCATCGTGACAGACGGACGGCCGCAGGACAAAGTGGAGGAGGTGTCGGCTTCGGCGAGGGCTGCTGGGATCGAGATATATGCCGTCGGAGTGGACCGGGCCGACATGAAATCTCTGCAAGCTATGGCGAGCCAGCCGCTGGACGATCACGTGTTCTACGTGGAGACGTATGGTGTGATCGAGAAGCTTACGTCCAAGTTCAGGGAAACTCTCTGTG GTATCGATGCATGTGCCCTCGGACACGACTGCGAGCACGAATGTGTGAACAATTACAACTCTTACTACTGCAAGTGCAGAGACGGTCATGTGCTTAACCCAGACAAGAAAACATGCTCGCAAGCCAAGG AGGCTCGCAGTGATTTGGTGGAGGACGCATGCATGTGTGAAGCTCAGATCGCATTCCAGAAGAAAGTCCATCACAGTATTAAAGAGATAAACGGCAAAC TGGATGATCTCTCGAGAAGAGTCGATCAGTTCCAGCTGCGCTGa
- the mtres1 gene encoding mitochondrial transcription rescue factor 1 produces MQSLFSVQALTLRQLGKLGCVQVPCVWNAVSVSLCGPRALHARQLWGSNAPLVQRSAALLKHRDAARSSPYQQTRCKGYKRKKGQTGNAQEEEDEEEEDPEASDYEDELQEDPSLPKDFKDQQKAVQSLRFDLVMKTGLDIARHKIEDAFYDHKLRLNGEKLIKKSKTVKVGDTLDLIVEEDKEKDAVTLKRVVLKKIVGETNNGEKLKVLLRTWKHLQLPKQDAFRE; encoded by the exons ATGCAGAGTTTATTCTCAGTCCAGGCTCTGACCCTGCGACAGCTGGGCAAACTGGGCTGTGTGCAGGTTCCGTGTGTGTGGAACGCCGTGAGTGTTTCTCTGTGCGGCCCCCGAGCGCTTCACGCCCGTCAGCTGTGGGGCTCCAACGCTCCTCTGGTTCAGCGCTCGGCCGCACTCCTGAAGCACAGAGACGCCGCACGCAGCTCACCGTACCAACAAACACGCTGTAAAGGCTACAAGAGGAAAAAGGGCCAGACAGGAAATGctcaggaggaagaggatgaagaggaagaggaccCGGAGGCCAGTGATTACGAGGACGAGCTGCAGGAGGATCCCAGTTTACCGAAAGACTTTAAAGATCAGCAGAAAGCCGTTCAGTCCTTACGCTTCGACCTCGTCATGAAGACGGGACTCGACATTGCCAGGCA TAAAATCGAGGACGCTTTTTACGACCACAAGCTGAGACTGAATGGAGAGAAGCTGATAAAGAAGAGCAAGACT GTGAAAGTAGGAGACACGCTGGACCTGATCGTCgaagaagacaaagagaaagacgCGGTGACGCTGAAGAGAGTCGTCCTGAAGAAGATCGTGGGGGAAACAAACAACGGAGAGAAGCTGAAAGTCCTGCTGAGAACCTGGAAACATCTCCAGCTTCCCAAACAAGATGCGTTTAGAGAATAA